TCGTCATTTCAGAAGGGACAAAACTGGGGACAAGTATCTTGCATGGCAGGAGACAGCCAGCTGGGGTTTTGGGAAGGAACAGAGACCCCCACCACTGctcatcctgctgctctggggagcaggagTTGGGGTACCTTGGCCCTAAGCTCCACTCTCTGCTTTTGGGGGCAAATGTGCCTGCCATTTGGGTGTGAAATGCAATGGGGGATCAGCCGGGTCTGCCAAAGGATAGCCTTCTGTCagggggagctggaggagcagaaggCTGGAAGCAAAGGAGGGAGTAGCCCAAAGGAGACCTGGAGGAAAATGAGCCTCTGAGCAGCTGACCCAAGCACTCAGCAAGCAACTGCCCCTGCTGTGCACAGAGGGCTTCCCAGGGGAATGCTGCAGAGGCTCACTCCACTCAAACTCCCCTCAATGCCCTGTGCTAGCTGCAGGCTCAACACCTTGTGCCATGCCTTAATTTCCCCTTTGGCAAATGagggtttgtttttccctgaAGCTATCCCCAGTCTGAGGCTGTGCCTGTTCAAGCATCCATGCAACTTTGCAGTTGGCTGCTTCCCTAGCTAGCTTGCTTGTGAGGTGCAAGGGTGTCTGACTCAGTGTTCTGTGTTTCAGGAGGGTTTGGTGgccatccctgtcccagggagctggagagTTCGTCCCGAGGATCAGCTGTGCTGGCCTGGCGGCAGTGGCTTGGGCAGCTGCCCTTGCCAAAAGAGCAGGAAGATGAGTGGAGGTACGGCACATCTCCTGACGACTCTCTTcatggcagtggtggcagcagtgggatACCCATCACGGCGGTCTGCCACTGACCTGGATGCCACCCCCAGAACAACAGTCACCTTTGAAGGTAAGGGTCTGTGGGTCCTGGTGGCAGCAGTGAGGTTTGGGATCTTGCTGGCACTGGCCTTGGTGCATTGTGACTGCATCTAGTCTTTGCCactctgctggagcaggtggcTCAGCATGGAGTGGTGGCTACAAGGGGGCCTCTGATTCCCTGCACTCCCGAAATTGGGTTCCCCATAGCTGTCTGGCACTGGGTGCCCCAAGGAGTGGAGCACGACAAAGTCATCTCTCCAAAAGCCAGAGTGGGATAAGGATATGCAGGGAGCCCAGGGAGCCAGCCTTGGCCAgaccctggccctgcccagcagccctTGGAGGGTGTCCTGAGCTGGGCATCACACATGGGTTGGGCTCTCATGGCCCAAGTAGTCAGCAAGCTTTCTTCCATGATTTTCTCTAATGGTCAATGGGCTCTTGGCTTCCAGCCTCTGTGGTGTCAGCAAGCTCAGCAGTGTCATTGTCACTTGGGTATCCACACAACTTCATTGACCTCACTAGTGAAGGTCAACTCACCAATCGGTGGGAGCGAGTTTCATTAGCAGCTGGGGTTCCCCTTTCTCTCCAGGCAGTACCTCCTTTTTTGGTAGGAGGAAGTAATTACCTTTGCAGATGCCTCATGAGGTTTTCTCTTCCTGCTACGGAAGGGTCCAAGTCTGGTTTGGGTTCCTGGCCAGGGCTGAATCCCACCTCATACTTCTTAGCACTCCAAATTGTATGTATTTTTTGGCTTGGTGGGCAGGAGTCCCTATCCTCACTGCAGGAGTCCTTCTCTTCCATGGCAGTTTGGGTTCAGGTTTTTTTATCCTTCCCTTTGGGCTGGCTGGGCTCGATTCAGAGCCAGGGTCACTGCTGGCATATTTTTGCTTCCTCCAGCAATTTCCCATACACCATGGCAGATCTGTACTGGGCATGGACAttccagttcccacccctgagCTGTGCTTTAATTAGCGGGGAAAAATTTCCGCAGTGAGCTTGAGCCGAATTAGTGCTTTTTGCCTCCTACCAAGCctcctctcttcttttcctcctgctgtaaCTGCTGGCATCCAGCACTGTCTGCCTGATAACCTCAGTGGGTGTCCTCTCACCCACTTCTAGCTCCATCCTCTTGTCTTTTCCCAGTGGCTCGTGCCATGCCTGCCCCGGGGTCCCCTCTCAGACCCCTGttccctttgcagagctgtCAGGTGTCCGGCGCTTCAACGCGCACACCCTCAACTACAGcaccctgctgctggaggaCGACCGGGGGATCCTCTACGTGGGCGCCAGGGGAGCCATCTTCGCCCTCAACTCCAGTGACGTGGCTGACGGCTCCCACCGCACGGTGAGCCTGGCCTCTGCCTGCCACTGGCTGGTTGTCCATTCCTGTTCCACGCTGCCTGAGCCCTGTCCAAATTGTGGCCATGCTATCCCTGCTCATCCTCCCAATCTCCATCTCAGGTCTTGCCTGGAGGTGATGTCTCCAGGTCTGTCCCCAGATCTCCTGTGGGTGCCTGGTCCTAATTCCCAGCCAGGCAGTGTGGAGATAGCAGTGGGAGACATCCCCAAACTCAGAGCTGCCTGCTTCAGGGATACCCCAGTAGAGCAAGGGGCAGGGGAAAGATCGCAGGGAAGGATACCCCAAAATCCTCTAGGCTCCTGCAGTTCTCTGGGGTGTCTGACCAAAGGTGTGGGTGTGGGACTGCTGTCACCCAGGGTTGGTTGGATGTGTGCAGGGTGCCATCTTTTGCTCTGAGCAACCATCCACTCTCTAAATAAGAGGATTTCATCTGATGGCTCTGACAGAGGTTGGAGCCTACAGAGACAGGGGGACCATGCAGTGGTGGGGATCACACAGTAGCAGTCTCTCTTCCCCTTGCAGATCCACTGGGAAGCCTCTCCGGAGAAGCAAATGGACTGCCAGCAGAAGGGCAAAAACAACAAGGTAGAGCGagtgggtgggtgctggggaggCTGCTGTTGCTTTCCCTGGTTTGTAATGCCTATACTCCCCCTCCGCAGACTGAGTGCTTCAACCATGTGCGGTTTCTGCAGCGGCTGAACAGCACCCACCTCTATGCCTGTGGGACCTATGCCTTCCACCCACTCTGTGCTGCCATTGTGAGTACCACTCAGCACCACAGCTGTCACCTGGCCCCTGCCACCATcaccctggggagctgcagcccctgtcCTCAACTACCATctcaccctgcagccccactcattttctgctcctgccccagcttgTGGCAGGGGCAAATGACCCCTAGGCTGGAGTGAGTAGGTTTGTGGATGCAGCCACCAGGATGCAGATGCCTGAAGTCCCTGCCTTGGCACTGGAGTTGGCCTCTGACCGCATAGTGACAGGGCTTGGAGTGGATTGGTGCCATGGGGGGCACATGTGACCTAAGCaggctgggatgtgccagccctGAAGCTGGCTGGTCCATGGTGCTTGTTGTGCAgggtcccttcccacagcaggggctgcagaatGGCTGATGGCCAATCGTAAGCATGCCCAGGAAGGGTGACAGTGGTGAGGCTGACTCAGAAACCCCTCCCTAGGCATttcctgggccaggctgggagtCTCCACATGGCTGTGACTCACAGCAAAGCATCCAAGAGCAGCCTTCTTCACTGGCAGTGGAACTCTGACCCCTTTTCAGTAGTTCCTTGAGTCAACTGTCCTGtgcccacctccctccctgagctgaggggcAAAGGGGCTTGGGGCCATGTCCCCAGCATATTCAGAGAGCCCTGGAGAGGCCATGCTTGTTCCCATGCCTGTGCTGCCAGTCTGGTTTGGCCATCGCACATACTGGAAAtcaggcagaggagctgccaagCTGGAAGGGCCTCATCATtatttgaaatgctttgaaCTGCAAACCCCAAAGAAAATAACTCCTGCCATGACAGCGACAGCACCTGGGGCGACCCAGCCCGGCTGAGCAGCATCTGCCAGTCAGGCACAGCCTGGAAACACTGGATGTGCTGGCTGGctcctgcccagtgcccacacAATATCAAAGTGGGGTGCCGGGCCTCCCCGTCCCCCAGAGCCCTCTCCATGCTCTTGGCTGGGGGCTCTGGCTGTCCATGATGTGGTTTCTGACCAGCTGGAGGGTGCCGGGGGGCATTGTCTTCCCTGGACAAGAGCGCAGCTGTGGGTATTGCTTTGTCCCTGCTAGCAGCCTCTGCAGAGAGCATGAGGCTGGTAGGCAAGGCTGGTCTGAACCTCCCTGTTTAACCTGGTTCCCTCTCCCTCTCAAGGATGCCAACAGGTTCATGTTGCCATCCCGCTTTGAGGAAGGCAAGGAGAAGTGCCCATATGATCCTGCCCGTGGCTACACTGGCCTCATTGTGGGTAAGTGGCACTtttccagggctggcagggtAATGTGGGATGCCAATGACCTTGGCCCCATTCCCAACACTCCCAAAGAGGGTGCCAGCCAGGTGAGCCCTGCATGCAGGGGCCCTAGCAAGTCAGGACTTGATTCTCCTCCTCATCTCCCTGGGGAATGGGGATGCTGGTGGCCTGTGGGGCTGTCACCAGGGCCATGCTGATGAGTACCTGCCCTGCTCAGATGGTGGCTTGTACACGGCCACACGTTACGAGTTTCGGAGCCTCCCTGACATTCGAAGGAACCTGCACCAGCGGCCGCTGAAGACAGAGGAGTCCCCACTGCACTGGCTAAATGGTGAGATATTCCTGTCCCCCCCAGTCCTGTGACCAGCGTCATGGGCCATGGGACCCTTCAGAGAGTGTGGAACAGGGGGGAGGAGTGGCCCTGGGGTCCTGTGTGGTTTGCAGTgagaggaaactgaggcagggggGGATTCCCTATCCTGTGATTGGTGCCCAGTCTCCACCTCTTGTTCCATGTTCCCAGATGCCGAGTTCGTGGCATCTGTGCTGGTCCAGGAGAGCCGGGACAGCCCTGTGGGTGATGACGACAAAATCTACTACTTCTTCACGGAGAGGGCGGGAGAAGAGACCACATCCTTCTTTGACAAGAGTCAGGTGGCCCGAGTGGCCCGGGTTGCCCGTGTCTGCAAGGTAGGCATGCTCCCAGCCACAGGGAGCTGAGCACTGCTCCTCATGGTGCAGGAGCACCATGCCTCCGTTTGGGGGGAAACAGGCATGGGTAGAGGGGAATGCATCTCCCAGCAGCCTGTGCAGAAATGCTCCCTGCACCCTCCTAGAGCGATGTAGGGGGGAAGAAGATCCTGCAGCGCAAGTGGACATCCTTCATGAAGGCGCGTCTTGTCTGCTACATCCCCTACTACGAGGTGCTGCGCAGTGTCTGCAGCCTGGATGGGGGCGGCTGGGCCAGCACTGTCTTTTATGCTGCCTTCACGCTCTCAGCACAGTGGTGAGTGTGGCAGTAGCCAAAACAACTTGGGCTACAAGTCTGCAGCACAGGGGGGACAAGAGATGCTTGATGGGATGCGCAGGCAGGTTCTGCATGCCTGAGGGAGCATTAGGTTGGAGCAGCCATGTGTCTGTCCAGGCTCAGGTGAGGTTCTGCCCCTCAGGAGGACCATGGAGGCCTCAGCCGTGTGCCGCTACAGCATCTCGGCAGTGCAGCGCGCCTTTGAGGGCCCCTACATGGAGTACCAGGACTCAGCTCGCAAGTGGTCCCGCTACGATGGTGCAGTGCCTGAGCCCCGACCCGGCTCCGTGAGTGCCTTGGGGTGCAGAGCAGGGGTGACACAGGGCAGCCACATTCCCCTCTGACCCCCATCTCCCCTAAGCAGTGCATCACAGACCACTCCCGCAGGAAGGGCTACaactcctcacaggacttgccCAACAGTGTGCTGGACTTTGTCAAGCTGCACCCACTCATGTTTGAGGAGGTGAAGCCAGCCAGCGAGGAGCCACTCCTGGTGAAGAAGAGTGTGGCGTACAGCCAGCTGGCTGTGGACAGAGTGCAGGCCCTGGATGGCCACTCCTACGATGTGCTCTTCATGGGGACTGGTGAGTGTGGGATGAGTTTGCCAAGTCTGTGCTGGATAGGGGGCACACCCCACCTTCCCTCCTGaaccccctgctctgctctccagggGATGGCTGGATTCACAAGGCTGTGGTGGTGGGCTCTGGCATCCACATCGTGGAGGAGGTGCAGGTGTTCAGGGACCTGCAACCCATTGAGAGCCTGGTGATCTCTCATGCCCAGGTGAGGGGTGGAAGAAGTAGGCGGACACCACATACAGGGCATGCTTGTGCTGCGAAGCTGGCATTGAGCTGTTTGGGGGACTGGGTGAACATGTCTTCTGGGTCAGCCCAGCTTGGGATATGTGCTGGAatgcagcagggcagcctggggaAAGGGACCAGCCTGGCCCCcatctcctttccagctgcaccCATTGGCACTGCCTGGGAGCTAGGGGCCCTTCTTGTGCATCCCCACCAAGggagagctctgctgtggggaTCTCGGGCAGCATGGAGTGCCCCACAACCCAGTAGCATCATGCCAGATCAATGCTGAGCCAGCCCTTTCCCCATCAGAGGAGCCTGTATGTGGGGGCAGCCAGTGGGATCGTGCAGGTGCCCCTGGCCACCTGCACCAGGTACACCACCTGCTACGACTGCATCCTTGCCCGGGACCCCTACTGCGCCTGGGATGGCAGGGCCTGCCGCACCACCGGCACGACGGACAGGTAAGGATgggctgcctgtccccagctgggTCCCCACGAGCCTTCCACCTGCCCCATCCCATGCTGTCGCACATCACCCCATGGCACAGTTGCCCCAGATCCACCTCCAAAGGTCTGGCCAGCATCTGGCAGGACTCCTGGTGGCCGTGACCCCATAAAGGGTGGGCTCAGCCAAGGCTGTATGGCTGAAGCCCCTCCTACGTTGCAGCACAGGGCTGGTGCAGGACATTCAGAGTGGCAACAAGGGATGTCGGAGCATCTCCGGGCGGGGTGAGTCTCTGCTGCCCCTCGAGACCATGGGGATGCTGGTGTCCTGCCTCCCTTAGGGTGGCTGGGCCAGGTGCGAGGTagtgtgtgtccctgcaggctTCCTGCCATGGAAGAACCGGACGGTGCTGCAGGGGGATGACGTGCTGCTGCCCTGTGACCAGCGCTCCAACCTGGCCCGAGCTGTGTGGCTGCTGAATGGCAGCGAGGTGCTGGGCATGGGGCAGGACCGACTGCGGGTGGGGGTGGATGGCCTGCTGGTAACAGACacgctgccccagcacagcggTGTGTACCACTGCTATGGGGAGGAGCGGGGTCTCCGGACACTGCTGGCTGCCTACAGCCTCACTGTGCTGCCCGAGCTGCCCCGCAGCCCGACGGCTGCCACCTCACCCCATGCTGCCAGTCAGACAGCCAACGACATGAAGGTGGCTTACGTATCTGCCATTGTAACCTTGGTGGTGCTCTGTGCCGTGCTCAGCGCTGTCCTCCTCTACATATCTTGCCTGGAGAAGCGCAAGGGCAAATATGTGCTGGGGGAGCCACGGCCATCCAGTGTGGAGCTACAGACTGTCTCGGCCAACTGCCTGCGCAAGGGCCACCGggacgaggaggaggaagaagagctcaCCTACCCTGATGGCTGCCTGCGAATCATCCCTGGTGAGGcgcccacggctgccacctcTCCAGTCAAGGAGCTGCCTGTTGctgtgccccctctgccccctccgcTGCCGGCTGAGCTCACCAATGGCATGGGGGCTCTGCCCAATGTCCTCCGCAAGATGAACGGCAACAGCTAtatgctgctgcagcagcaggaggagcctcTGGTCTCCCCACTTTACAGTGCATCCTTCACCGAGGAGCTCAGTAAGATTCTGGAGAAGCGGAAACACACGCAGCTGGTGGAGAAGCTGGACGAGAGCTCCGTGtaggggctggggaggggggtcCTGTCAGCAGGACCCTCCTCCCCTTCAGCCCCTTTTCCCACCCCTTTGCCAGCAGTGTTACAAGACTCAGACGAAACTACCTCCTGGATGGcagagccgggccgggcccagGCTCAGCTGTTCCTTTGGCTTTTACTCACTTTTGAGACTTGCtgtacagaacaaaaaaaaaaaagaaaaaagcatctaTTTAAATTTGGGAGctctatttatatataaaaaccCTCTGACGGTGGCCACAAGCTGAAGACAGGAGCTGGCACCAGGCTGAAGGTGGACACTGGGGGGAGGGAGAGTTTCTGTCTGTTCATCCAGGTGTGGAAGAGATGCTGTTGTGGACATGTGGATTCAGCTGGCCCCACTGGGTGTCCCTTGGCACATGGGAACTGGACAGCTGCTGAGAGGTGGGTGAGGAGCTGGGAggtgggctgggggctgacACACTGTGCCTGTGCCTCTCGCAGGGTGTGAGATCGCTTCCCGGCGCAGGGCCAGGGGGGTTTCCCCACCTGCCTGCTCccaggcaggagaggggcagtACACACATCTCACATTGTGGGGGCTGGCCTCGATggctgccagcccctgcctgctctCCCACATCTGACCCCCCAGGgtttcctctctgggaaaggaTCGTTTGGCAAGGGACAGAGACATGGTGAAGAGCTGATGGCC
Above is a window of Pithys albifrons albifrons isolate INPA30051 chromosome 9, PitAlb_v1, whole genome shotgun sequence DNA encoding:
- the SEMA4G gene encoding semaphorin-4G, whose product is MVLMAKAGGCGMTALVACAVLAEQDDAHLCLVMLFRSQQPAISALCLPGLAKGLHIGVFRAASPKSPTLSEPPAHPTCWVLPGGCTAASRPCLCRRTCCHLLAPSAGRGSPAPLPSSCSCSCSCSCSSSRWWRPPGGGCGRARPAGGGAGSGSARSGSAGPRTAGLRCRPSPVEPCRAVSCCRAEPCCAVPHRTLPRRAARTVRTCCATAPHQEGLVAIPVPGSWRVRPEDQLCWPGGSGLGSCPCQKSRKMSGGTAHLLTTLFMAVVAAVGYPSRRSATDLDATPRTTVTFEELSGVRRFNAHTLNYSTLLLEDDRGILYVGARGAIFALNSSDVADGSHRTIHWEASPEKQMDCQQKGKNNKTECFNHVRFLQRLNSTHLYACGTYAFHPLCAAIDANRFMLPSRFEEGKEKCPYDPARGYTGLIVDGGLYTATRYEFRSLPDIRRNLHQRPLKTEESPLHWLNDAEFVASVLVQESRDSPVGDDDKIYYFFTERAGEETTSFFDKSQVARVARVARVCKSDVGGKKILQRKWTSFMKARLVCYIPYYEVLRSVCSLDGGGWASTVFYAAFTLSAQWRTMEASAVCRYSISAVQRAFEGPYMEYQDSARKWSRYDGAVPEPRPGSCITDHSRRKGYNSSQDLPNSVLDFVKLHPLMFEEVKPASEEPLLVKKSVAYSQLAVDRVQALDGHSYDVLFMGTGDGWIHKAVVVGSGIHIVEEVQVFRDLQPIESLVISHAQRSLYVGAASGIVQVPLATCTRYTTCYDCILARDPYCAWDGRACRTTGTTDSTGLVQDIQSGNKGCRSISGRGFLPWKNRTVLQGDDVLLPCDQRSNLARAVWLLNGSEVLGMGQDRLRVGVDGLLVTDTLPQHSGVYHCYGEERGLRTLLAAYSLTVLPELPRSPTAATSPHAASQTANDMKVAYVSAIVTLVVLCAVLSAVLLYISCLEKRKGKYVLGEPRPSSVELQTVSANCLRKGHRDEEEEEELTYPDGCLRIIPGEAPTAATSPVKELPVAVPPLPPPLPAELTNGMGALPNVLRKMNGNSYMLLQQQEEPLVSPLYSASFTEELSKILEKRKHTQLVEKLDESSV